The Microbulbifer sp. YPW1 genome contains a region encoding:
- a CDS encoding histidine kinase: MGRVFHRIRQSIVFRIGVLLLLTAFVAISSMVASYVISDAAQHDAEAINVSGFVRAMSYKLASTAQSGDAAATRELADALNKRLNKISTISNFRDSDSSQVARDFHEVKSDWQQEMRPLLEAVASGEHEIDSKELLAAAETFVNKVDRLVLDYQRIAEEKVEFLRIVQLGSLFATITLVYFSMFTLSRSVEQPLRQLIASCREIARGNFRPQLAPLDSEDELGMLTQTIKGMSEVIDQTHRELEDRVEEKTRQLQQSHKVLDFQYRLARRISEGPLNGQEIERWLEEFSALTGLPDLDLCLMTQEGETPYEHLIYGEGNRSCEEQECFSCSHSCGPTEGIEQRLYRYPLEADKRNYGVLVCSLPANQLLHREQQQRLSAFADAITTAITLKERGEHERRVALMGERGIIARELHDSLAQSLSYLKIQVARLSRCTKSEEIDREQVIDITDELKQGLNSSYRQLRELLTTFRLQVSEGGLRDILRRSVEQYREQHPEIDIEFNYELDEIPLTPNEEIHLLQLVREASQNAVYHSWGDHVSISLVPGPGQQVFASICDNGKGISDSPEKRNHFGMSIMQERASNLGGALDIHRRDAGGTEVAFSFLPEYARARQMESGNAGEVFHSDRRAK; this comes from the coding sequence ATGGGCAGGGTTTTTCACCGCATCCGACAATCCATCGTGTTTCGCATCGGCGTGTTGCTGCTGCTTACCGCCTTTGTCGCGATCAGCTCGATGGTGGCTTCTTACGTCATCTCCGACGCGGCCCAGCACGACGCCGAGGCCATCAACGTGTCCGGCTTTGTGCGCGCGATGAGTTACAAGCTGGCCTCCACCGCGCAGAGCGGTGACGCTGCGGCCACCCGGGAACTGGCAGACGCCCTCAACAAGCGGCTGAACAAGATTTCCACCATTTCGAATTTCCGCGATTCCGACTCCTCGCAGGTGGCGCGGGATTTCCACGAAGTAAAAAGTGACTGGCAGCAGGAAATGCGTCCGCTGCTGGAAGCGGTCGCCTCGGGCGAGCACGAAATTGACAGTAAGGAACTGCTGGCCGCCGCAGAAACCTTTGTGAACAAAGTGGACAGGCTGGTTCTCGATTACCAGCGTATTGCGGAGGAAAAAGTCGAGTTCCTGCGTATCGTGCAATTGGGCTCGCTGTTCGCCACCATCACCCTGGTCTACTTTTCGATGTTCACCCTGTCGCGCTCGGTCGAGCAGCCGCTGCGGCAGTTGATCGCCAGCTGCCGGGAGATCGCGCGCGGCAATTTCCGTCCGCAACTTGCCCCCCTGGACAGCGAGGATGAGCTGGGCATGCTCACGCAAACCATCAAGGGCATGAGTGAAGTCATCGACCAGACCCACCGCGAACTGGAAGACCGGGTCGAGGAGAAAACCCGGCAACTGCAGCAGAGTCATAAGGTTCTGGATTTCCAGTACCGCCTGGCGCGACGCATCAGCGAGGGGCCCCTGAATGGCCAGGAAATAGAGCGCTGGCTGGAAGAATTCAGCGCCCTGACCGGTCTCCCCGATCTCGACCTGTGCCTGATGACACAGGAGGGCGAAACCCCCTACGAGCACCTGATTTACGGCGAGGGCAACCGCAGTTGCGAGGAACAGGAATGTTTCAGCTGCTCGCACTCCTGCGGCCCGACGGAGGGTATAGAACAGCGGCTCTACCGCTATCCGCTGGAAGCAGACAAGCGCAATTACGGTGTACTGGTGTGCAGCCTGCCCGCCAACCAGCTGTTGCACCGTGAACAGCAGCAGCGACTCAGTGCGTTCGCCGACGCGATCACCACCGCTATTACCCTAAAGGAGCGCGGCGAGCATGAACGCCGTGTGGCGCTCATGGGGGAGCGCGGCATTATCGCCCGCGAGCTACACGACTCCCTCGCACAATCACTCTCCTACCTGAAAATCCAGGTGGCGCGATTGAGCCGCTGTACCAAGAGTGAGGAAATCGACCGCGAGCAGGTCATCGACATTACCGACGAACTGAAACAGGGGCTCAACAGCTCCTACCGTCAGTTGCGCGAACTACTCACCACTTTCCGCCTGCAGGTATCTGAAGGTGGACTACGCGATATCCTGCGTCGCTCGGTGGAGCAATACCGCGAGCAGCACCCGGAAATCGACATCGAGTTCAATTACGAACTGGACGAAATCCCCCTTACGCCCAACGAGGAAATCCACCTGCTGCAGCTGGTACGCGAGGCGTCACAGAATGCGGTGTATCACTCCTGGGGAGATCACGTCAGTATCAGCCTGGTACCGGGCCCCGGACAGCAGGTATTCGCCAGCATCTGCGACAACGGCAAGGGCATCAGCGATTCGCCGGAGAAGAGAAACCATTTCGGTATGTCGATCATGCAGGAGCGCGCCAGTAATCTCGGCGGAGCCCTGGATATTCACCGGCGCGATGCCGGTGGTACCGAAGTGGCATTTTCCTTCCTGCCCGAATACGCCCGCGCCCGCCAGATGGAGTCGGGGAATGCGGGCGAGGTATTTCATTCGGACCGGCGCGCCAAATAA
- a CDS encoding Rrf2 family transcriptional regulator: MHITRYTDYSMRVLIYLAAKEGELCTISEIARSYDISKNHLMKIVQELNARGYLLATRGKNGGLRLNTEPSNINIGELVRAFEQGSKLVECFGSENQCVITPACQLKKIFAEAQESFFATLDRYTLEDLVGDQHKAAVRELLNINAAE, encoded by the coding sequence ATGCATATCACCCGTTACACCGATTATTCGATGCGCGTGCTGATCTATCTGGCCGCAAAGGAAGGTGAACTCTGTACCATCAGCGAGATCGCCAGGAGTTACGATATTTCCAAGAACCATCTGATGAAGATCGTCCAGGAGCTCAACGCGCGGGGTTATCTACTGGCGACACGCGGCAAGAACGGTGGGCTGCGTCTGAACACGGAGCCGAGCAACATCAATATTGGCGAGCTGGTGCGGGCGTTTGAGCAGGGCAGCAAGCTGGTGGAATGTTTCGGCAGTGAAAACCAGTGCGTGATTACCCCGGCCTGCCAGCTGAAGAAAATATTTGCAGAAGCGCAGGAAAGCTTTTTCGCAACACTGGACCGTTACACGCTGGAAGACCTGGTGGGGGATCAGCATAAGGCCGCGGTGCGGGAGTTGCTGAATATCAATGCCGCAGAGTAA
- a CDS encoding YbaN family protein has translation MKSASAETKTGVGVRRRVYVILAWCSLLLAGLGVVLPLLPTTPFLLCSLWFSLKAESALAEWLTNHPRFGPPILRWQRERSIPLATKRLVTGLLLFNWLLLLAVGVDARLLAGLALMFCALLVFIWRLPTARTHETDALPSMEQE, from the coding sequence GTGAAAAGCGCCTCAGCGGAAACCAAAACCGGCGTCGGTGTGCGCCGGCGGGTGTATGTGATTCTGGCCTGGTGCAGTCTTTTACTGGCGGGTCTTGGGGTGGTGTTGCCGTTGTTGCCAACCACGCCATTTCTGCTCTGCAGCCTGTGGTTCAGCCTCAAAGCGGAGTCCGCACTGGCCGAGTGGCTAACCAATCATCCGCGCTTCGGACCGCCCATCCTGCGCTGGCAGCGGGAGCGGAGCATCCCGCTCGCTACCAAGCGCCTGGTGACAGGGCTGCTGCTGTTCAACTGGCTGTTGCTGCTGGCCGTCGGCGTCGACGCGCGGCTACTGGCGGGACTGGCGTTGATGTTTTGTGCCCTGCTGGTATTTATCTGGCGCCTTCCCACGGCGCGCACGCATGAAACAGACGCCTTGCCGTCCATGGAACAGGAATAA
- a CDS encoding hemerythrin domain-containing protein, which produces MDLLTDSPVDNDGEHWQQASDSELVDHLLQRYHQVHRRQLGDLLYLAQKVEHTHHDHPDCPQGLTEHLRNMARELEQHMQKEEMILFPMLARGQGAMAGGPIQVMLGEHDDHAAAIAHIDVLTNGLSLPDGVCNSWRGLYTGLQTFVSDLQKHIQLENDILFARYLSA; this is translated from the coding sequence ATGGACCTTCTTACCGATTCGCCAGTGGATAACGATGGGGAACACTGGCAACAGGCCAGCGACAGCGAGCTGGTCGACCACCTGCTACAGCGCTACCACCAGGTACACCGCCGCCAGCTGGGTGACCTGCTCTATCTCGCGCAGAAAGTGGAACACACCCACCACGACCACCCCGACTGCCCCCAGGGGCTCACCGAGCACCTGCGCAACATGGCGAGGGAGCTGGAGCAGCACATGCAAAAAGAAGAAATGATTCTGTTCCCGATGCTGGCACGGGGCCAGGGCGCCATGGCGGGAGGTCCTATCCAGGTGATGCTGGGTGAACACGATGACCACGCCGCTGCCATCGCACACATCGATGTACTTACCAATGGCCTCTCCCTCCCGGACGGCGTTTGCAACAGTTGGCGCGGGCTTTATACGGGCCTGCAAACATTCGTAAGCGACCTGCAAAAGCACATTCAACTGGAGAACGACATTCTGTTTGCGCGCTACCTGAGCGCGTAA
- a CDS encoding nitric-oxide reductase large subunit, translated as MNKYYRLWWALIAVLGVTFGILGYFGKEVYRVAPPIPEQVLTQDGELLMTRDSILDGQTAWQSVGGMQLGSIWGHGAYQAPDWTADWLHRELLAWLDLAAQDEYDRPYAELGPAQQNNLQFQLKQAYRQNSYDANRDTLVLSARRVKAIENTAEYYHRLFGAAPELQQTRRSYAMKEDTLPSSERRDRLSEFFFWTAWAAATERAPGEATYTNNWPHEPLIDNVPTAENVVWSVVSVVLLIAGIGGLVWAWSFMRGKDEAEPVPPHTDPLTTLALTPSQKALGKYLFIVIALFVFQVFLGGFTAHYTVEGQAFYGIETSKWFPYSLVRTWHIQSALFWIATGFLAAGLFLAPIINGGKDPRFQKLGVDILFWALVVVVAGSFLGNYFAIAQIMPAEWNFWLGHQGYEYVDLGRLWQIGKFTGIVFWLVLMLRGIAPALRQPGDKHLLVLLTASVIAIGLFYGAGFFYGERTHISIMEYWRWWIVHLWVEGFFEVFATAALAFIFCSMGLVSKRMATIASLASASLFMLGGVPGTFHHLYFSGTTTPVMAVGATFSALEVVPLIVLGHEAWEHYRLQHRADWMQKIKWPLMFFVAVAFWNMLGAGVLGFSINPPISLYYVQGLNTTATHAHGALFGVYGFLALGFTLLILRYIRPQLVFSERLMRMAFWWLNGGLALMLFSSLLPVGIIQFIASASEGLWYARSESFMQSDLLQTLRWVRTFGDAVFIVGALAVAWQVMKGLFNIGGHAPLDIIDTQSANRT; from the coding sequence ATGAACAAGTACTACAGGCTCTGGTGGGCGCTTATTGCGGTGCTGGGGGTCACATTCGGGATATTGGGATATTTCGGCAAGGAGGTGTATCGGGTAGCACCGCCGATTCCGGAGCAGGTGCTGACGCAAGATGGCGAGCTGCTGATGACCCGCGACAGCATTCTCGACGGACAGACCGCATGGCAGTCGGTAGGCGGAATGCAGCTGGGCTCCATCTGGGGACACGGCGCCTATCAGGCACCGGACTGGACTGCGGACTGGCTACACCGGGAACTGCTCGCCTGGCTGGATCTGGCAGCGCAGGATGAGTATGACCGGCCCTATGCCGAACTGGGACCGGCGCAGCAGAACAACCTGCAGTTCCAGCTCAAGCAGGCCTATCGCCAGAATAGCTATGACGCGAATCGCGATACCCTGGTACTGAGTGCGCGGCGGGTAAAGGCGATCGAGAACACCGCGGAATACTATCACCGCCTGTTTGGCGCGGCGCCAGAGTTACAGCAAACGCGCCGCAGCTATGCGATGAAGGAAGACACGCTGCCGAGCAGCGAGCGTCGCGACCGCCTCAGCGAATTTTTCTTCTGGACCGCGTGGGCCGCAGCCACCGAACGCGCCCCCGGAGAAGCCACCTATACCAACAACTGGCCGCACGAGCCGCTGATCGACAATGTACCGACGGCGGAGAATGTGGTGTGGTCGGTTGTCAGCGTTGTGCTGCTGATCGCGGGTATTGGCGGGCTGGTGTGGGCCTGGTCATTTATGCGCGGCAAGGATGAAGCCGAACCGGTTCCGCCACACACCGACCCGCTCACCACTCTTGCACTTACCCCTTCTCAGAAAGCGTTGGGAAAATATCTGTTCATCGTGATTGCCCTGTTTGTGTTCCAGGTTTTTCTCGGTGGATTTACCGCGCATTACACGGTGGAAGGACAGGCTTTCTACGGAATAGAAACGTCCAAATGGTTCCCCTACAGCCTGGTGCGCACCTGGCATATCCAGTCCGCCCTCTTCTGGATTGCCACTGGTTTCCTCGCTGCGGGCCTGTTCCTGGCCCCCATCATCAACGGCGGCAAGGATCCAAGGTTCCAGAAACTGGGTGTGGATATCCTGTTCTGGGCACTGGTGGTCGTCGTCGCCGGCTCCTTCCTGGGCAATTATTTCGCCATCGCACAGATCATGCCTGCGGAGTGGAATTTCTGGCTCGGGCACCAGGGCTATGAATACGTGGATCTCGGCCGTCTTTGGCAGATCGGCAAGTTCACCGGCATCGTCTTCTGGCTGGTACTGATGTTGCGCGGCATCGCACCCGCGCTGCGCCAGCCCGGTGACAAGCACCTTCTGGTACTGCTCACGGCATCAGTAATTGCCATCGGCCTGTTTTACGGTGCCGGCTTCTTCTACGGTGAGCGCACCCATATTTCCATCATGGAATACTGGCGCTGGTGGATCGTGCACCTGTGGGTAGAGGGCTTCTTTGAAGTGTTTGCCACCGCCGCACTGGCGTTTATTTTCTGCAGCATGGGACTGGTCTCCAAAAGAATGGCCACCATCGCGTCACTGGCCTCGGCCTCCCTGTTTATGCTGGGCGGCGTGCCGGGCACCTTCCACCACCTGTATTTCTCCGGTACCACGACGCCAGTAATGGCGGTGGGTGCGACCTTCAGTGCACTGGAAGTTGTTCCCCTGATTGTGCTCGGCCATGAAGCCTGGGAACACTACCGCCTGCAGCACCGCGCGGACTGGATGCAGAAAATCAAATGGCCGCTGATGTTCTTCGTGGCGGTTGCGTTCTGGAACATGCTCGGCGCCGGCGTACTGGGTTTCTCGATCAACCCGCCAATCTCGCTGTATTACGTGCAGGGACTGAATACTACTGCCACACACGCGCACGGTGCACTGTTCGGTGTCTATGGTTTTCTCGCCCTCGGCTTTACCCTGTTGATCCTTCGCTATATCCGCCCGCAGCTGGTGTTCAGTGAACGACTGATGCGTATGGCCTTCTGGTGGTTGAACGGTGGACTGGCACTGATGTTGTTCAGCAGCCTGTTACCGGTGGGGATCATCCAGTTTATTGCCAGCGCATCGGAAGGACTCTGGTATGCCCGCAGTGAATCCTTTATGCAGAGTGACCTGCTACAGACACTGCGCTGGGTTCGCACTTTCGGTGATGCGGTGTTTATCGTCGGCGCGCTGGCAGTGGCCTGGCAGGTGATGAAAGGGTTGTTCAATATTGGTGGCCATGCGCCGCTGGATATCATCGACACCCAATCAGCGAATCGTACCTGA
- a CDS encoding NnrS family protein, whose protein sequence is MLQIMDREREQTLLPLWRMPFRPMFLGAAVWGGIALCIWLAQLRGISLPALRGGVIWHAHEMLFGFAGAVVVGFITTAMQTWTGLRAPTGRALAGLSALWLAARLGYLFAGVPLWLPVMFESGFFLVAAVLTGRRILAVRQWRNLFVIPALIAFAALAAAHWLLPAWQRAGGLVTLLLVTGLITVFGGRVIPFFTARRFQMQQRDKIVVLEIGSHIGVLALLLAVGFNLPQPVWGWLALLLAVLQLARCGLWRPSLIWREPLLWSLHVSYWFIVLGFFMAFLAWTGIARGLESGALHAFAVGGIGGMILAMISRVTLGHTGRMLKCPRLMPLAFAALALAALARIFWAPASNGLMVAVCGWLLGYGLYLYYYAPMLMAPRTDGQPG, encoded by the coding sequence ATGTTGCAAATCATGGACCGTGAACGCGAACAAACGCTCTTGCCCCTGTGGCGCATGCCGTTCCGTCCGATGTTTCTCGGTGCCGCCGTCTGGGGCGGCATTGCGTTGTGTATCTGGCTCGCGCAGCTGCGCGGCATTTCTCTGCCGGCGCTGCGCGGCGGCGTCATCTGGCATGCCCATGAAATGCTTTTCGGATTTGCCGGCGCCGTGGTGGTTGGCTTTATCACCACCGCCATGCAAACCTGGACTGGCCTGCGTGCACCCACCGGCCGCGCATTGGCCGGGCTGAGTGCTCTGTGGCTCGCGGCGCGGCTCGGCTATTTATTTGCCGGTGTACCGTTGTGGCTGCCGGTGATGTTTGAAAGTGGTTTTTTTCTGGTGGCCGCGGTGCTGACTGGCCGCCGTATTCTCGCCGTGCGTCAGTGGCGCAATCTGTTTGTCATCCCTGCGCTGATCGCCTTCGCAGCACTGGCCGCCGCCCACTGGCTGCTTCCCGCTTGGCAGCGCGCAGGGGGCCTTGTGACCCTGTTGCTGGTCACCGGTCTGATCACGGTCTTTGGCGGCAGGGTAATTCCCTTTTTTACCGCGCGGCGGTTTCAGATGCAGCAGCGAGATAAAATTGTGGTTCTGGAAATTGGCAGCCATATCGGTGTGCTGGCGCTGCTGCTGGCAGTCGGCTTTAACCTGCCGCAACCGGTGTGGGGGTGGTTGGCACTGCTACTGGCGGTACTGCAGCTGGCGCGCTGTGGTCTCTGGCGCCCGTCGCTGATCTGGCGCGAGCCGCTGCTCTGGTCGCTGCATGTGAGCTACTGGTTCATCGTGCTGGGTTTTTTTATGGCATTTCTCGCCTGGACCGGCATTGCGCGCGGGCTTGAGAGCGGTGCGTTACACGCGTTTGCCGTTGGCGGAATCGGTGGCATGATCCTGGCGATGATCAGCCGCGTCACCCTCGGCCATACCGGCCGCATGCTGAAATGCCCGCGCTTGATGCCGCTGGCGTTTGCCGCGCTGGCACTGGCGGCGCTGGCGCGGATCTTCTGGGCACCGGCGAGTAACGGCTTGATGGTCGCTGTGTGCGGCTGGCTGCTCGGCTACGGATTGTATTTATACTATTACGCACCGATGCTGATGGCGCCGCGCACCGACGGTCAACCCGGTTAG
- a CDS encoding MFS transporter gives MSDIYEWSPENSQFWQSRGKKIANRNLWISIPSLLAGFAVWLYWGIITVQMLNLGFPIAKSELFTLMAIAGLTGATLRIPSSFFIRLCGGRNTIMFTTALLLLPALGTGIALQDKNTPLWVFQLLALLSGFGGGNFASSMSNISFFFPKEKQGLALGLNAGLGNFGVTTMQIIVPLFMTFGAFGAMGGDPMVLVNSSGSLIGKVPAGSDSWIQNAGFVWLLLLVPLALATWFGMNNIRTDEVSPDIGSPLSTFGKMSLMLGIGLINAIIGLWLILPESANGSGWGIPKEIVLVLVIFGTVYGLKMLPGDIRNSLNRQYRIFNNKHTWVMSVIYTMTFGSFIGFAAAFPLAIKVIFGYSHVMVDGVMTHDTINPNGPSALMYAWMGPFIGALIRPVGGWIADRIGGALVTQVCAVIMVASALGVAYYMKAAYAAASPEDYFVPFFLLFLTLFAATGIGNGSTFRTIAMVFPKEQAGPVLGWTSAVAAYGAFYIPKVFGEQIKATTPEYALAGFAIFYGVCLVINYWYYLRKGGEFYNP, from the coding sequence GTGTCTGATATCTATGAATGGTCCCCGGAGAACAGCCAGTTCTGGCAATCCAGGGGCAAGAAAATCGCCAACCGCAATCTGTGGATCTCGATCCCCAGCCTGCTGGCCGGATTCGCCGTCTGGCTTTACTGGGGCATCATCACGGTACAGATGCTCAACCTGGGATTCCCGATTGCCAAGTCTGAACTCTTTACCCTGATGGCCATCGCCGGCCTGACCGGCGCCACGCTGCGGATTCCCAGCAGCTTCTTTATCCGCCTTTGCGGCGGGCGCAACACCATCATGTTTACCACCGCGCTGTTGCTGTTGCCTGCACTCGGTACCGGTATCGCCTTGCAGGACAAGAACACGCCCCTGTGGGTGTTCCAGCTGCTGGCGCTGCTCAGTGGTTTCGGCGGCGGTAACTTCGCCTCGTCAATGTCCAACATCAGCTTTTTCTTCCCCAAGGAAAAACAGGGGTTGGCGCTGGGCCTGAATGCCGGTCTCGGTAATTTTGGCGTAACCACCATGCAGATCATTGTGCCGCTGTTTATGACTTTTGGTGCCTTCGGCGCTATGGGCGGCGATCCGATGGTGCTGGTCAATTCTTCCGGCTCCCTGATCGGCAAGGTGCCTGCGGGTTCCGACTCCTGGATCCAGAACGCCGGTTTTGTCTGGCTGCTTCTGCTGGTTCCCCTCGCGCTCGCCACCTGGTTTGGCATGAACAATATCCGCACCGATGAGGTGTCTCCGGATATCGGCAGTCCGCTCAGTACCTTTGGCAAGATGAGCCTGATGCTCGGTATCGGCCTGATCAATGCGATCATCGGCCTGTGGCTGATACTGCCGGAAAGTGCCAACGGCTCCGGCTGGGGTATACCCAAGGAAATCGTGCTGGTACTGGTGATTTTCGGCACCGTCTACGGCCTGAAGATGCTGCCAGGTGATATCCGCAACAGCCTCAATCGCCAGTATCGAATCTTCAACAATAAGCACACCTGGGTGATGAGTGTGATTTACACCATGACCTTCGGCAGCTTTATTGGTTTCGCCGCGGCCTTCCCGCTCGCCATCAAAGTGATCTTTGGCTATAGCCACGTGATGGTCGATGGCGTGATGACCCACGACACTATCAACCCGAACGGCCCCAGCGCACTGATGTACGCCTGGATGGGTCCGTTTATCGGTGCGCTGATCCGTCCGGTGGGCGGCTGGATTGCGGATCGTATCGGTGGCGCATTGGTTACCCAGGTCTGTGCCGTGATCATGGTGGCCAGCGCGCTGGGTGTCGCTTACTACATGAAAGCAGCCTACGCGGCGGCTTCTCCCGAGGACTACTTTGTTCCGTTCTTCCTGCTGTTCCTGACACTGTTTGCGGCAACTGGTATCGGTAACGGTTCCACTTTCCGTACCATTGCCATGGTGTTCCCGAAAGAGCAGGCGGGCCCGGTACTGGGTTGGACTTCTGCAGTTGCCGCTTACGGTGCTTTTTATATTCCCAAAGTATTCGGTGAGCAGATCAAGGCGACTACCCCCGAGTATGCCCTGGCCGGTTTTGCTATTTTCTACGGCGTGTGCCTGGTGATTAACTACTGGTACTACCTGCGCAAAGGCGGCGAATTCTACAACCCGTAA
- the narL gene encoding two-component system response regulator NarL, translated as MPSTARVMMVDDHPLFRKGLMQLFSLEPRLELVAEASSGEEAVRLADECDPDIILLDLNMRGMDGLDTLRAMRAGGVTARIVMLTVSDNNADVVACIRAGADGYLLKDMDPEEILDQVLAATHGKMAISQRLTEILASALRKPDRAGADTLSTLTSREYQILQLIADGLSNKLIARELDISDATVKVHVKHLLKKLGMRSRVEAAVWMVNQKRSETAVPRST; from the coding sequence ATGCCTAGTACCGCCAGAGTCATGATGGTCGACGACCATCCGCTGTTTCGAAAAGGACTGATGCAGTTGTTCAGCCTGGAGCCGCGCCTGGAATTGGTGGCGGAGGCCAGTAGTGGCGAGGAAGCGGTGCGCCTGGCGGATGAGTGCGACCCGGATATCATCCTGCTCGATCTGAATATGCGCGGTATGGACGGCCTCGACACCCTGCGGGCCATGCGCGCCGGCGGTGTGACCGCACGCATCGTGATGCTCACGGTCTCTGACAACAACGCCGACGTGGTGGCCTGTATCCGCGCCGGTGCCGATGGCTACCTGCTGAAGGATATGGACCCCGAGGAGATCCTCGACCAGGTGCTGGCGGCAACCCATGGCAAGATGGCCATCAGCCAGCGCCTCACCGAAATCCTCGCCTCCGCGCTGCGCAAGCCCGACCGCGCTGGCGCCGATACCCTTTCCACCCTGACCAGCCGTGAATACCAGATTCTGCAGCTGATCGCCGACGGCCTCAGCAACAAACTGATTGCCCGCGAACTGGATATCAGCGATGCCACCGTAAAGGTGCACGTTAAACACCTGCTGAAAAAACTCGGCATGCGCTCCCGGGTGGAGGCGGCCGTGTGGATGGTCAATCAAAAACGCTCGGAAACTGCCGTACCCCGGAGTACATGA
- the glp gene encoding gephyrin-like molybdotransferase Glp has protein sequence MSDCCSQPGLMPVEVARATLLEDLTPVTRQEPLALIHACGRVLSQAVNSPENLPPCDNSAMDGYALRFADLASGEPLELIGHSFAGNPFDGQVNPGTCVRIMTGAALPAGADTVVMQEQVTTQGERVSIGGDVRPGDHIRRCGEDVRAGEELLARGARISVAHIALLAAAGIGEVSVLRQPVVALFSTGDELRQAGEPLGNGDIYDSNRSALLAALAKLDVQVIDLGILPDDKRVIRDNLTRAAREADAIITSGGVSVGDADYTREVLEEMGQIGFWKVAMKPGKPFAYGRLQGTPFFGLPGNPVSALITFQQLVVPALRLLQGGQWSAPIRLRAELRQPLKKKPGRTDFQRGSYRSDEAGNLLVEPVGSQGSHILSGLAGANCLIVLPREGGNVDAGEMVSIEPLASPFAP, from the coding sequence ATGAGTGACTGCTGTTCCCAGCCCGGCCTGATGCCTGTCGAAGTGGCCCGGGCAACCCTGCTCGAAGACCTGACCCCGGTGACCAGACAGGAGCCGCTGGCGCTGATACACGCCTGCGGCCGCGTGCTGTCCCAGGCGGTGAATTCACCAGAAAACCTGCCGCCCTGCGACAACTCCGCCATGGACGGCTATGCACTGCGCTTTGCCGACCTGGCATCCGGTGAACCACTGGAACTGATCGGCCACTCCTTTGCCGGCAACCCGTTTGACGGCCAGGTGAATCCGGGCACCTGTGTACGCATCATGACCGGCGCCGCGCTACCTGCCGGAGCCGACACGGTGGTGATGCAGGAACAGGTCACCACCCAGGGCGAACGCGTTTCCATCGGCGGTGATGTACGTCCCGGTGACCATATCCGCCGGTGCGGTGAAGATGTGCGGGCGGGGGAGGAATTACTGGCGCGAGGCGCGCGTATCTCGGTAGCCCATATTGCCCTGCTGGCGGCCGCCGGCATTGGCGAGGTGAGCGTACTGCGACAGCCCGTGGTCGCGCTGTTTTCCACCGGCGACGAACTGCGCCAGGCGGGCGAACCCCTCGGCAACGGCGACATTTACGACAGCAACCGCAGTGCCCTGCTGGCCGCGCTGGCAAAGCTGGACGTGCAGGTGATTGACCTCGGTATTCTGCCGGACGACAAACGGGTCATCCGGGACAACCTCACCCGCGCCGCCCGCGAGGCCGATGCGATTATCACCTCCGGCGGCGTGTCCGTGGGGGATGCCGATTACACGCGGGAAGTGCTGGAGGAGATGGGCCAGATCGGCTTCTGGAAAGTGGCGATGAAACCGGGCAAGCCCTTCGCCTACGGGCGCCTGCAGGGTACCCCCTTCTTTGGCCTCCCCGGCAATCCGGTATCCGCCCTGATTACCTTTCAGCAGCTGGTGGTGCCGGCGCTGCGCCTGTTACAGGGGGGCCAGTGGTCTGCCCCCATCCGATTGCGGGCCGAACTGCGCCAGCCCCTCAAGAAGAAACCTGGCCGCACCGACTTCCAACGGGGCAGCTACCGCAGTGATGAAGCCGGCAACCTGCTGGTTGAGCCGGTGGGCAGCCAGGGCAGTCACATCCTGTCCGGCCTCGCCGGGGCCAACTGCCTGATCGTATTGCCGCGGGAAGGTGGCAATGTCGATGCCGGTGAAATGGTGAGCATAGAGCCGCTGGCGTCCCCCTTCGCTCCCTGA